A window of Primulina tabacum isolate GXHZ01 chromosome 4, ASM2559414v2, whole genome shotgun sequence contains these coding sequences:
- the LOC142542133 gene encoding protein HHL1, chloroplastic-like, with amino-acid sequence MSLNQLVRLPLSSNGRTRREVPLIRHSLFSTSRTLKPCQQKLKLPMVVEAKSKKGMAARQYQRQAPPPLPKLEDDGNPKFVIFIRMATVYLWYPLTIVTGGTTAKIMVAAKDNFLGKYIYKDTLTRNLAAVIYKDEKEMQKMAMKQFRVLRSATEFKYGYKLVENNNLRAALAANDVIELPSQEELKTVLDKVKDFFGDAKESFGKMTFLNSEAETSKDDTEEKTKEKSTAKSR; translated from the exons ATGTCTTTGAATCAATTGGTGAGGCTACCCTTATCCTCCAATGGAAGAACCAGGCGTGAAGTTCCACTTATCAGGCACTCCCTGTTTTCTACGAGCAGAACCCTTAAGCCATGCCAGCAAAAGCTAAAACTTCCGATGGTGGTTGAAGCTAAAAGCAAGAAAGGAATGGCGGCGAGGCAGTACCAGCGGCAGGCTCCTCCTCCATTGCCAAAGCTTGAAGATGATGGCAACCCAAAATTTGTGATATTTATTCGCATGGCTACT GTTTACCTTTGGTACCCTCTTACTATCGTGACAGGGGGGACGACTGCGAAAATCATGGTGGCTGCAAAAGACAATTTTCTGGGAAAATATATTTACAAAGATACACTAACTAGAAATCTTGCAGCTGTTATTTATAAA GATGAAAAGGAAATGCAGAAGATGGCTATGAAACAGTTTCGTGTCTTGCGGTCTGCTACTGAGTTTAAATATGGCTACAAGCTTGTT GAAAACAACAATCTGCGGGCTGCGCTAGCTGCAAATGATGTAATTGAG CTCCCATCACAGGAAGAGCTCAAAACTGTGCTTGATAAGGTGAAGGACTTTTTCGGGGATGCCAAAGAGTCATTCGGGAAGATGACATTCTTAAACTCAGAAGCAGAAACATCAAAAGATGATACTGAAGAAAAAACCAAGGAAAAATCAAC GGCAAAGAGCCGATGA
- the LOC142542132 gene encoding protection of telomeres protein 1b-like isoform X2, which yields MTIDGLPHLRGHLDIILLRDVRIGIHNQSPCASFFKTSYFALFDGRDVPDCTPYQLSPGIRGLQSAENFVRDLRLWSSTTRFDAGVSNYALRLADINTMDFFDLVCKVLHVSEVSDGNWMLFVWDGTDAPPISLSTEIADEEWNSLPLHIEPVSLPRHVLHEFPRVGTILRVLVDEKYESFGFHFQHGDKWVRLRNLMCKTESGLWKGIFTLETKFRLLSEQDNSVKDRLRVGHDRLSEQGRIPSAVIPGHDVLTVVGNEDADFTTLLDLLCSPLVSGGFKCIVRVVATYPSRAKDFLTPEGLYRLRLTLEDPTARIHAYLSHEDAVFLFGGDLEDYAVSDKMKKLLGVDEYGEKSSKNPPWVQCCIGFNSSGPSKQFHICKTAFAA from the exons AT GACCATCGATGGTTTGCCTCATCTACGTGGTCATCTGGACATCATTCTTCTCCGCGATGTCCGG aTTGGCATCCATAACCAGAGTCCATGTGCTTCTTTCTTTAAAACTAGCTATTTTGCTCTCTTCGATGGCCGAGATGTTCCCGACTGTACACCGTATCAACTTTCTCCAGGAATTCGTGGCCTGCAAAGCGCTGAAAATTTTGTTCGCGACTTGCGGCTTTGGTCATCTACGACCAGATTTGATGCGG GCGTTAGCAATTATGCATTGCGGTTGGCAGACATAAATACAATGGACTTTTTCGATCTAGTGTGTAAG GTTCTCCATGTTTCTGAAGTATCTGATGGCAACTGGATGCTTTTTGTATGGGATGGGACTGATGCTCCCCCTATAAGCTTGAGTACCGA GATTGCAGATGAAGAGTGGAACTCACTACCACTTCATATTGAGCCAGTTTCCTTGCCTCGACATGTTCTGCACGAGTTTCCTCGTGTTGGGACCATATTGAGAGTTCTAGTAGATGAAAAATATGAGTCATTCGGTTTTCATTTTCAACATGGAGATAAGTGGGTAAGACTGCGCAATCTAATGTGTAAAACTGAATCAGGGTTGTGGAAGGGAATATTTACTTTGGAAACCAAATTTCGACTATTGTCAGAGCAGGACAACAGTGTCAAAGATAGATTAAG GGTCGGTCATGATAGATTATCTGAACAAGGTCGGATTCCTTCTGCTGTGATTCCTGGACACGATGTTTTAACTG TGGTGGGTAACGAGGACGCTGATTTCACTACGCTATTGGATCTTCTCTGTTCTCCCCTG GTTTCTGGTGGATTTAAATGTATCGTACGTGTAGTAGCTACTTATCCTTCACGGGCCAAAGATTTTCTCACACCAGAAGGACTTTATAGGCTACGACTTACTTTAGAGGATCCAACTGCAAGGATACATGCTTATTTGTCCCACGAAGATGCG GTTTTTCTTTTTGGAGGAGACCTAGAAGATTATGCGGTTTCTGATAAGATGAAAAAGTTGCTTGGAGTAGATGAATATGGGGAGAAGTCTTCAAAGAATCCACCATGGGTGCAATGTTGTATAGGTTTCAATTCTTCGGGTCCAAGCAAGCAGTTTCACATATGTAAAACCGCATTTGCTGCGTAG
- the LOC142542132 gene encoding protection of telomeres protein 1b-like isoform X1, with product MNRRRLGAGNWVTVAEAPHHLKKTVDMLGIVVEAGVPHKSRGPDYCVILKIIDDSGTDRELTVNFFNRTIDGLPHLRGHLDIILLRDVRIGIHNQSPCASFFKTSYFALFDGRDVPDCTPYQLSPGIRGLQSAENFVRDLRLWSSTTRFDAGVSNYALRLADINTMDFFDLVCKVLHVSEVSDGNWMLFVWDGTDAPPISLSTEIADEEWNSLPLHIEPVSLPRHVLHEFPRVGTILRVLVDEKYESFGFHFQHGDKWVRLRNLMCKTESGLWKGIFTLETKFRLLSEQDNSVKDRLRVGHDRLSEQGRIPSAVIPGHDVLTVVGNEDADFTTLLDLLCSPLVSGGFKCIVRVVATYPSRAKDFLTPEGLYRLRLTLEDPTARIHAYLSHEDAVFLFGGDLEDYAVSDKMKKLLGVDEYGEKSSKNPPWVQCCIGFNSSGPSKQFHICKTAFAA from the exons ATGAATCGACGGCGACTTGGGGCTGGGAACTGGGTGACGGTGGCTGAAGCACCGCATCATTTGAAGAAAACGGTTGATATGCTGGGTATTGTGGTTGAGGCCGGCGTTCCGCATAAGAGCAGAGGCCCTG ATTACTGTGTCATTCTCAAGATCATAGACGATTCTGGCACCGATCGCGAGTTGACCGTAAATTTTTTCAACAGGACCATCGATGGTTTGCCTCATCTACGTGGTCATCTGGACATCATTCTTCTCCGCGATGTCCGG aTTGGCATCCATAACCAGAGTCCATGTGCTTCTTTCTTTAAAACTAGCTATTTTGCTCTCTTCGATGGCCGAGATGTTCCCGACTGTACACCGTATCAACTTTCTCCAGGAATTCGTGGCCTGCAAAGCGCTGAAAATTTTGTTCGCGACTTGCGGCTTTGGTCATCTACGACCAGATTTGATGCGG GCGTTAGCAATTATGCATTGCGGTTGGCAGACATAAATACAATGGACTTTTTCGATCTAGTGTGTAAG GTTCTCCATGTTTCTGAAGTATCTGATGGCAACTGGATGCTTTTTGTATGGGATGGGACTGATGCTCCCCCTATAAGCTTGAGTACCGA GATTGCAGATGAAGAGTGGAACTCACTACCACTTCATATTGAGCCAGTTTCCTTGCCTCGACATGTTCTGCACGAGTTTCCTCGTGTTGGGACCATATTGAGAGTTCTAGTAGATGAAAAATATGAGTCATTCGGTTTTCATTTTCAACATGGAGATAAGTGGGTAAGACTGCGCAATCTAATGTGTAAAACTGAATCAGGGTTGTGGAAGGGAATATTTACTTTGGAAACCAAATTTCGACTATTGTCAGAGCAGGACAACAGTGTCAAAGATAGATTAAG GGTCGGTCATGATAGATTATCTGAACAAGGTCGGATTCCTTCTGCTGTGATTCCTGGACACGATGTTTTAACTG TGGTGGGTAACGAGGACGCTGATTTCACTACGCTATTGGATCTTCTCTGTTCTCCCCTG GTTTCTGGTGGATTTAAATGTATCGTACGTGTAGTAGCTACTTATCCTTCACGGGCCAAAGATTTTCTCACACCAGAAGGACTTTATAGGCTACGACTTACTTTAGAGGATCCAACTGCAAGGATACATGCTTATTTGTCCCACGAAGATGCG GTTTTTCTTTTTGGAGGAGACCTAGAAGATTATGCGGTTTCTGATAAGATGAAAAAGTTGCTTGGAGTAGATGAATATGGGGAGAAGTCTTCAAAGAATCCACCATGGGTGCAATGTTGTATAGGTTTCAATTCTTCGGGTCCAAGCAAGCAGTTTCACATATGTAAAACCGCATTTGCTGCGTAG
- the LOC142542132 gene encoding protection of telomeres protein 1b-like isoform X3 produces the protein MNRRRLGAGNWVTVAEAPHHLKKTVDMLGIVVEAGVPHKSRGPDYCVILKIIDDSGTDRELTVNFFNRTIDGLPHLRGHLDIILLRDVRIGIHNQSPCASFFKTSYFALFDGRDVPDCTPYQLSPGIRGLQSAENFVRDLRLWSSTTRFDAGVSNYALRLADINTMDFFDLVCKVLHVSEVSDGNWMLFVWDGTDAPPISLSTEIADEEWNSLPLHIEPVSLPRHVLHEFPRVGTILRVLVDEKYESFGFHFQHGDKWVRLRNLMCKTESGLWKGIFTLETKFRLLSEQDNSVKDRLRVGHDRLSEQGRIPSAVIPGHDVLTVVGNEDADFTTLLDLLCSPLNM, from the exons ATGAATCGACGGCGACTTGGGGCTGGGAACTGGGTGACGGTGGCTGAAGCACCGCATCATTTGAAGAAAACGGTTGATATGCTGGGTATTGTGGTTGAGGCCGGCGTTCCGCATAAGAGCAGAGGCCCTG ATTACTGTGTCATTCTCAAGATCATAGACGATTCTGGCACCGATCGCGAGTTGACCGTAAATTTTTTCAACAGGACCATCGATGGTTTGCCTCATCTACGTGGTCATCTGGACATCATTCTTCTCCGCGATGTCCGG aTTGGCATCCATAACCAGAGTCCATGTGCTTCTTTCTTTAAAACTAGCTATTTTGCTCTCTTCGATGGCCGAGATGTTCCCGACTGTACACCGTATCAACTTTCTCCAGGAATTCGTGGCCTGCAAAGCGCTGAAAATTTTGTTCGCGACTTGCGGCTTTGGTCATCTACGACCAGATTTGATGCGG GCGTTAGCAATTATGCATTGCGGTTGGCAGACATAAATACAATGGACTTTTTCGATCTAGTGTGTAAG GTTCTCCATGTTTCTGAAGTATCTGATGGCAACTGGATGCTTTTTGTATGGGATGGGACTGATGCTCCCCCTATAAGCTTGAGTACCGA GATTGCAGATGAAGAGTGGAACTCACTACCACTTCATATTGAGCCAGTTTCCTTGCCTCGACATGTTCTGCACGAGTTTCCTCGTGTTGGGACCATATTGAGAGTTCTAGTAGATGAAAAATATGAGTCATTCGGTTTTCATTTTCAACATGGAGATAAGTGGGTAAGACTGCGCAATCTAATGTGTAAAACTGAATCAGGGTTGTGGAAGGGAATATTTACTTTGGAAACCAAATTTCGACTATTGTCAGAGCAGGACAACAGTGTCAAAGATAGATTAAG GGTCGGTCATGATAGATTATCTGAACAAGGTCGGATTCCTTCTGCTGTGATTCCTGGACACGATGTTTTAACTG TGGTGGGTAACGAGGACGCTGATTTCACTACGCTATTGGATCTTCTCTGTTCTCCCCTG AACATGTGA
- the LOC142542134 gene encoding two-component response regulator ORR26-like isoform X2, whose translation MFCMVKTFPEGFGFNRIYIVLGSRFSLIAKISNTSSDPSPISFSFFGVSVMTCNLAREALDLLRERKNGFDIVISDVNMPDMDGFKLLEHVGLEMDLPVIMMSVDGETSRVMKGVQHGACDYLLKPIRMKELRNIWQHVLRKRMHEVRDMEGHESVTEQFDDVYLFGGDLISGKKRKDVDNKHDGRACDDPLSVKKVRVLWTVDLHQKFVTAVNQIGLSIGPKKILDLMGVPWLTRENVASHLQKYRLYLSRLQKENELKITFGGVKNSAITSKGPTENVCLENSNPQIHKNLTPNSDAEFCDVNGKGILSMPVADCKNSLFGDIKDSTKSAPAPSRISCDSDVKSEHKIQVQYASLQFKQEHNPQFQPEKGFDHMMSPIQVDSLESIFNHNRIPREDQNESRGKGTGKVTKVESIGALFSVQPERSIACSTLNIKSHKTGQSPFDNTECHQRNLILETGSTAFRLWDEVFHGYSKELGNAESFGPSDQELIYDVPPHLYGSLEVEYGYGSDTLEHPVIGRGLYIAQQS comes from the exons ATGTTCTGCATGGTTAAGACCTTTCCAGAAGGCTTTGGGTTTAATCGTATCTACATTGTACTTGGCAGCCGTTTCTCCTTGATTGCGAAAATCTCCAATACTTCTTCTGACCCTTCTccaatttctttttctttttttggagTTTCAGTGATGACTTGTAACTTAGCCAGAGAGGCTCTGGACTTGCTACGAGAAAGAAAGAACGGTTTTGACATCGTAATCAGTGATGTCAACATGCCTGACATGGATGGTTTCAAGCTTCTGGAGCACGTTGGCCTGGAGATGGATCTTCCTGTTATAA TGATGTCCGTTGATGGAGAAACAAGCAGGGTGATGAAGGGGGTTCAACATGGCGCCTGCGATTATCTTCTGAAGCCAATAAGGATGAAAGAGCTTAGAAACATATGGCAGCATGTTTTGAGGAAACGGATGCATGAGGTGAGAGATATGGAAGGACACGAAAGTGTAACTGAGCAATTTGATGATGTCTACTTGTTTGGTGGAGATCTGATTTcaggaaagaaaagaaaagatgtTGATAACAAGCACGATGGAAGAGCATGTGATGACCCTTTATCCGTGAAGAAAGTAAGGGTCCTTTGGACCGTTGATCTTCATCAGAAGTTTGTGACAGCAGTGAATCAGATTGGACTTAGCA TTGGCCCAAAGAAAATACTCGACTTGATGGGAGTGCCATGGTTAACGAGAGAGAACGTAGCTAGCCACTTGCAG AAGTACAGGCTCTACTTGAGCCGGTTACAGAAAGAAAATGAGCTGAAAATAACGTTTGGTGGGGTGAAAAACTCAGCCATCACTTCAAAAGGCCCTACTGAAAATGTTTGtcttgaaaactcaaatccTCAAATACATAAGAATCTGACGCCAAACAGTGATGCCGAATTTTGTGATGTAAACGGGAAAGGGATTCTTTCAATGCCAGTGGCAGATTGCAAGAACTCTCTCTTTGGAGACATCAAAGATTCTACGAAAAGCGCTCCCGCTCCCTCGAGGATTAGTTGTGATTCTGACGTAAAATCTGAACACAAGATCCAAGTCCAATACGCGTCGCTTCAATTCAAACAAGAACATAATCCACAATTCCAGCCAGAGAAAGGGTTTGATCACATGATGTCTCCAATTCAAGTGGATTCTTTGGAAAGCATTTTCAATCATAATCGTATACCAAGAGAAGATCAGAACGAGAGCAGAGGTAAAGGCACTGGAAAAGTCACAAAAGTTGAAAGTATAGGTGCCTTGTTTTCTGTTCAACCCGAGAGATCGATTGCATGTTCTACATTGAACATCAAGAGCCACAAAACGGGACAGAGCCCATTTGATAACACAGAATGTCACCAAAGAAATTTGATTCTTGAAACCGGATCGACGGCTTTCAGGTTGTGGGATGAGGTGTTCCATGGTTATTCCAAGGAACTTGGGAATGCAGAATCTTTCGGTCCCAGTGATCAAGAACTCATTTATGATGTTCCACCACATTTGTATGGTTCATTGGAGGTCGAATACGGGTACGGGAGTGACACTCTGGAACACCCTGTAATAGGCCGAGGTCTGTATATTGCACAACAATCCTAA
- the LOC142542134 gene encoding two-component response regulator ORR26-like isoform X4 produces MTCNLAREALDLLRERKNGFDIVISDVNMPDMDGFKLLEHVGLEMDLPVIMMSVDGETSRVMKGVQHGACDYLLKPIRMKELRNIWQHVLRKRMHEVRDMEGHESVTEQFDDVYLFGGDLISGKKRKDVDNKHDGRACDDPLSVKKVRVLWTVDLHQKFVTAVNQIGLSKVGPKKILDLMGVPWLTRENVASHLQKYRLYLSRLQKENELKITFGGVKNSAITSKGPTENVCLENSNPQIHKNLTPNSDAEFCDVNGKGILSMPVADCKNSLFGDIKDSTKSAPAPSRISCDSDVKSEHKIQVQYASLQFKQEHNPQFQPEKGFDHMMSPIQVDSLESIFNHNRIPREDQNESRGKGTGKVTKVESIGALFSVQPERSIACSTLNIKSHKTGQSPFDNTECHQRNLILETGSTAFRLWDEVFHGYSKELGNAESFGPSDQELIYDVPPHLYGSLEVEYGYGSDTLEHPVIGRGLYIAQQS; encoded by the exons ATGACTTGTAACTTAGCCAGAGAGGCTCTGGACTTGCTACGAGAAAGAAAGAACGGTTTTGACATCGTAATCAGTGATGTCAACATGCCTGACATGGATGGTTTCAAGCTTCTGGAGCACGTTGGCCTGGAGATGGATCTTCCTGTTATAA TGATGTCCGTTGATGGAGAAACAAGCAGGGTGATGAAGGGGGTTCAACATGGCGCCTGCGATTATCTTCTGAAGCCAATAAGGATGAAAGAGCTTAGAAACATATGGCAGCATGTTTTGAGGAAACGGATGCATGAGGTGAGAGATATGGAAGGACACGAAAGTGTAACTGAGCAATTTGATGATGTCTACTTGTTTGGTGGAGATCTGATTTcaggaaagaaaagaaaagatgtTGATAACAAGCACGATGGAAGAGCATGTGATGACCCTTTATCCGTGAAGAAAGTAAGGGTCCTTTGGACCGTTGATCTTCATCAGAAGTTTGTGACAGCAGTGAATCAGATTGGACTTAGCA AAGTTGGCCCAAAGAAAATACTCGACTTGATGGGAGTGCCATGGTTAACGAGAGAGAACGTAGCTAGCCACTTGCAG AAGTACAGGCTCTACTTGAGCCGGTTACAGAAAGAAAATGAGCTGAAAATAACGTTTGGTGGGGTGAAAAACTCAGCCATCACTTCAAAAGGCCCTACTGAAAATGTTTGtcttgaaaactcaaatccTCAAATACATAAGAATCTGACGCCAAACAGTGATGCCGAATTTTGTGATGTAAACGGGAAAGGGATTCTTTCAATGCCAGTGGCAGATTGCAAGAACTCTCTCTTTGGAGACATCAAAGATTCTACGAAAAGCGCTCCCGCTCCCTCGAGGATTAGTTGTGATTCTGACGTAAAATCTGAACACAAGATCCAAGTCCAATACGCGTCGCTTCAATTCAAACAAGAACATAATCCACAATTCCAGCCAGAGAAAGGGTTTGATCACATGATGTCTCCAATTCAAGTGGATTCTTTGGAAAGCATTTTCAATCATAATCGTATACCAAGAGAAGATCAGAACGAGAGCAGAGGTAAAGGCACTGGAAAAGTCACAAAAGTTGAAAGTATAGGTGCCTTGTTTTCTGTTCAACCCGAGAGATCGATTGCATGTTCTACATTGAACATCAAGAGCCACAAAACGGGACAGAGCCCATTTGATAACACAGAATGTCACCAAAGAAATTTGATTCTTGAAACCGGATCGACGGCTTTCAGGTTGTGGGATGAGGTGTTCCATGGTTATTCCAAGGAACTTGGGAATGCAGAATCTTTCGGTCCCAGTGATCAAGAACTCATTTATGATGTTCCACCACATTTGTATGGTTCATTGGAGGTCGAATACGGGTACGGGAGTGACACTCTGGAACACCCTGTAATAGGCCGAGGTCTGTATATTGCACAACAATCCTAA
- the LOC142542134 gene encoding two-component response regulator ORR26-like isoform X3, with translation MMDLNGFSSPKPNSFPAGLRVLVVDDDPTWLKILEKMLKKCSYEVMTCNLAREALDLLRERKNGFDIVISDVNMPDMDGFKLLEHVGLEMDLPVIMMSVDGETSRVMKGVQHGACDYLLKPIRMKELRNIWQHVLRKRMHEVRDMEGHESVTEQFDDVYLFGGDLISGKKRKDVDNKHDGRACDDPLSVKKVRVLWTVDLHQKFVTAVNQIGLSKVGPKKILDLMGVPWLTRENVASHLQKYRLYLSRLQKENELKITFGGVKNSAITSKGPTENVCLENSNPQIHKNLTPNSDAEFCDVNGKGILSMPVADCKNSLFGDIKDSTKSAPAPSRISCDSDVKSEHKIQVQYASLQFKQEHNPQFQPEKGFDHMMSPIQVDSLESIFNHNRIPREDQNESRGKGTGKVTKVESIGALFSVQPERSIACSTLNIKSHKTGQSPFDNTECHQRNLILETGSTAFRLWDEVFHGYSKELGNAESFGPSDQELIYDVPPHLYGSLEVEYGYGSDTLEHPVIGRGLYIAQQS, from the exons ATGATGGATTTAAATGGATTCTCTTCGCCGAAGCCTAATAGTTTTCCTGCGGGTCTTCGCGTTCTTGTTGTGGACGATGATCCCACTTGGTTgaagattcttgaaaagatgcTTAAAAAGTGCAGTTATGAAG TGATGACTTGTAACTTAGCCAGAGAGGCTCTGGACTTGCTACGAGAAAGAAAGAACGGTTTTGACATCGTAATCAGTGATGTCAACATGCCTGACATGGATGGTTTCAAGCTTCTGGAGCACGTTGGCCTGGAGATGGATCTTCCTGTTATAA TGATGTCCGTTGATGGAGAAACAAGCAGGGTGATGAAGGGGGTTCAACATGGCGCCTGCGATTATCTTCTGAAGCCAATAAGGATGAAAGAGCTTAGAAACATATGGCAGCATGTTTTGAGGAAACGGATGCATGAGGTGAGAGATATGGAAGGACACGAAAGTGTAACTGAGCAATTTGATGATGTCTACTTGTTTGGTGGAGATCTGATTTcaggaaagaaaagaaaagatgtTGATAACAAGCACGATGGAAGAGCATGTGATGACCCTTTATCCGTGAAGAAAGTAAGGGTCCTTTGGACCGTTGATCTTCATCAGAAGTTTGTGACAGCAGTGAATCAGATTGGACTTAGCA AAGTTGGCCCAAAGAAAATACTCGACTTGATGGGAGTGCCATGGTTAACGAGAGAGAACGTAGCTAGCCACTTGCAG AAGTACAGGCTCTACTTGAGCCGGTTACAGAAAGAAAATGAGCTGAAAATAACGTTTGGTGGGGTGAAAAACTCAGCCATCACTTCAAAAGGCCCTACTGAAAATGTTTGtcttgaaaactcaaatccTCAAATACATAAGAATCTGACGCCAAACAGTGATGCCGAATTTTGTGATGTAAACGGGAAAGGGATTCTTTCAATGCCAGTGGCAGATTGCAAGAACTCTCTCTTTGGAGACATCAAAGATTCTACGAAAAGCGCTCCCGCTCCCTCGAGGATTAGTTGTGATTCTGACGTAAAATCTGAACACAAGATCCAAGTCCAATACGCGTCGCTTCAATTCAAACAAGAACATAATCCACAATTCCAGCCAGAGAAAGGGTTTGATCACATGATGTCTCCAATTCAAGTGGATTCTTTGGAAAGCATTTTCAATCATAATCGTATACCAAGAGAAGATCAGAACGAGAGCAGAGGTAAAGGCACTGGAAAAGTCACAAAAGTTGAAAGTATAGGTGCCTTGTTTTCTGTTCAACCCGAGAGATCGATTGCATGTTCTACATTGAACATCAAGAGCCACAAAACGGGACAGAGCCCATTTGATAACACAGAATGTCACCAAAGAAATTTGATTCTTGAAACCGGATCGACGGCTTTCAGGTTGTGGGATGAGGTGTTCCATGGTTATTCCAAGGAACTTGGGAATGCAGAATCTTTCGGTCCCAGTGATCAAGAACTCATTTATGATGTTCCACCACATTTGTATGGTTCATTGGAGGTCGAATACGGGTACGGGAGTGACACTCTGGAACACCCTGTAATAGGCCGAGGTCTGTATATTGCACAACAATCCTAA
- the LOC142542134 gene encoding two-component response regulator ORR26-like isoform X1 yields MFCMVKTFPEGFGFNRIYIVLGSRFSLIAKISNTSSDPSPISFSFFGVSVMTCNLAREALDLLRERKNGFDIVISDVNMPDMDGFKLLEHVGLEMDLPVIMMSVDGETSRVMKGVQHGACDYLLKPIRMKELRNIWQHVLRKRMHEVRDMEGHESVTEQFDDVYLFGGDLISGKKRKDVDNKHDGRACDDPLSVKKVRVLWTVDLHQKFVTAVNQIGLSKVGPKKILDLMGVPWLTRENVASHLQKYRLYLSRLQKENELKITFGGVKNSAITSKGPTENVCLENSNPQIHKNLTPNSDAEFCDVNGKGILSMPVADCKNSLFGDIKDSTKSAPAPSRISCDSDVKSEHKIQVQYASLQFKQEHNPQFQPEKGFDHMMSPIQVDSLESIFNHNRIPREDQNESRGKGTGKVTKVESIGALFSVQPERSIACSTLNIKSHKTGQSPFDNTECHQRNLILETGSTAFRLWDEVFHGYSKELGNAESFGPSDQELIYDVPPHLYGSLEVEYGYGSDTLEHPVIGRGLYIAQQS; encoded by the exons ATGTTCTGCATGGTTAAGACCTTTCCAGAAGGCTTTGGGTTTAATCGTATCTACATTGTACTTGGCAGCCGTTTCTCCTTGATTGCGAAAATCTCCAATACTTCTTCTGACCCTTCTccaatttctttttctttttttggagTTTCAGTGATGACTTGTAACTTAGCCAGAGAGGCTCTGGACTTGCTACGAGAAAGAAAGAACGGTTTTGACATCGTAATCAGTGATGTCAACATGCCTGACATGGATGGTTTCAAGCTTCTGGAGCACGTTGGCCTGGAGATGGATCTTCCTGTTATAA TGATGTCCGTTGATGGAGAAACAAGCAGGGTGATGAAGGGGGTTCAACATGGCGCCTGCGATTATCTTCTGAAGCCAATAAGGATGAAAGAGCTTAGAAACATATGGCAGCATGTTTTGAGGAAACGGATGCATGAGGTGAGAGATATGGAAGGACACGAAAGTGTAACTGAGCAATTTGATGATGTCTACTTGTTTGGTGGAGATCTGATTTcaggaaagaaaagaaaagatgtTGATAACAAGCACGATGGAAGAGCATGTGATGACCCTTTATCCGTGAAGAAAGTAAGGGTCCTTTGGACCGTTGATCTTCATCAGAAGTTTGTGACAGCAGTGAATCAGATTGGACTTAGCA AAGTTGGCCCAAAGAAAATACTCGACTTGATGGGAGTGCCATGGTTAACGAGAGAGAACGTAGCTAGCCACTTGCAG AAGTACAGGCTCTACTTGAGCCGGTTACAGAAAGAAAATGAGCTGAAAATAACGTTTGGTGGGGTGAAAAACTCAGCCATCACTTCAAAAGGCCCTACTGAAAATGTTTGtcttgaaaactcaaatccTCAAATACATAAGAATCTGACGCCAAACAGTGATGCCGAATTTTGTGATGTAAACGGGAAAGGGATTCTTTCAATGCCAGTGGCAGATTGCAAGAACTCTCTCTTTGGAGACATCAAAGATTCTACGAAAAGCGCTCCCGCTCCCTCGAGGATTAGTTGTGATTCTGACGTAAAATCTGAACACAAGATCCAAGTCCAATACGCGTCGCTTCAATTCAAACAAGAACATAATCCACAATTCCAGCCAGAGAAAGGGTTTGATCACATGATGTCTCCAATTCAAGTGGATTCTTTGGAAAGCATTTTCAATCATAATCGTATACCAAGAGAAGATCAGAACGAGAGCAGAGGTAAAGGCACTGGAAAAGTCACAAAAGTTGAAAGTATAGGTGCCTTGTTTTCTGTTCAACCCGAGAGATCGATTGCATGTTCTACATTGAACATCAAGAGCCACAAAACGGGACAGAGCCCATTTGATAACACAGAATGTCACCAAAGAAATTTGATTCTTGAAACCGGATCGACGGCTTTCAGGTTGTGGGATGAGGTGTTCCATGGTTATTCCAAGGAACTTGGGAATGCAGAATCTTTCGGTCCCAGTGATCAAGAACTCATTTATGATGTTCCACCACATTTGTATGGTTCATTGGAGGTCGAATACGGGTACGGGAGTGACACTCTGGAACACCCTGTAATAGGCCGAGGTCTGTATATTGCACAACAATCCTAA